The window cctgggaccgtttgcgccttttggctcacgtatatgatagtgtcgctagcatccatatgacagagaacccgggccgacatgactagtcgtgaacccaaagtggcactaacttacggggacaggcatacatgaatcaacatcgagcatgtcggtcagcagcgtgcgaatccgggctgtagctctgggctaacaggactccgggaacccgggctgtagcaggctaggcaggactccggatgtcaccgcgtgacatttccccgaagggacagacacaggaacgaagtgaatcacatgccggccagtcaagtgttccggagcagtagtgctgggctagcaggactccggtgaaccgggctgtagcggactactatggctcatggaagcacaagactacatttccccataagagaggctaccaaggataaacaactaggttgtcagatcccacacataccaagcatttcaatcatacacacaatatgctcaatatgtgcaaatacaacatggcatcacaacaagactctacgactcagagtatttattcattaggctccgaagagcgagatattacaaacatgggtctcatgacccaacattcagagcatacaagtcaaagcacatgcggaagcttaacatgtctgagtacagacatctacaaaagaagacggctgcgaagcctgactatctacaagaccctgccgagggcacaagatcgtagctgaggtatcaagctaaacgtcaaagtccacacggaactactagcgagactgacgtctctctgcaaaacataaaataagcaaacgtgagtacaaatgtacccagcaagacttacatcagaactatctacatatgcatcggtatcaacaaagggggtggtggagtttgactgcagcaagccagctttgactcggtggctatcctgaactacgactgcaagtaactcttttgaggtggcgcacacgagtccacaattcaccataccaatacaccactatggatccgctcccgtctccctacgagaacgccatccatagcactcacgcttttcttgcgcattttagagtatccactttcgcttgtctatgaactgtacaggcaacccagaagtcctttaccgcggacacggctattcgaatagatcatattaaccctgcaggggtgtacttcgtcacacacgctctcgccacttaccaccatgtacacgtcgtgtacctcggcaaccttcaagcggaagcctggcgagggagtcggccacgacctgactaaccacacaagtctctagtccaggtttatcgcctattcgggttccatccgcaaggagatccggccggggtgtcgctcacggccccaaacgatgtgtgcagggttcccgagcccaccatccgggtgccactcggtacaccaggccacgtgtgcctagtctgtcccaagcccacctgtaccgggtgccacttggtagactactaacactacctacaaacaccagaaactagttgcaactcctggatagagatcaggttgattaataagtcgagagagcttggagcgcccggagcccaatgtgtggtagtaactgttcatggatcacaaacacagaactcagttcctgaggacggtttcaatgagacaacccaccatgtactcctacatggcctctcaccgctacctttaccaaatcgtgttcacacacttagctctcaacagtaggacatgttcaccacattccaattcatccccgatgaatcggacctgactcaactctaagcagtagcaggcatgacaaacaagcacaaatgagtaggcacatcagggctcaaacaactcctactcatgctagtgggtttcatctatttactgtggcaatgacaggtcatgcagaggaaaggggttcaactaccacagcatgtaacagttgaatcgttgttgtcctaatgcagtaaaagagagcaggagcgagagagtgggattatatcggactgaacaagggggttttgcttgcctgacacttccgaagatagtatagctcttcatcggtgtcatcgatcgcatcgtcgaagcaacgtctactgagaggggacaacaccggcaaacagaggagaaacacgatcaatgcaatgcacaatatgatgcatgctatgacatggcaatatgaatgtgttttgagctaatgcaactagcaacatattaaatggagttggtttgaaccttgggttcaaattcaaacttcatatgtggaaattcgaatgccatttacatgatttgtcctaaacagcagccataaattattctaacatgcatgaaaatggcacagatggatagattggatttttctgatcatttttcatatataaatcttttcattctgagctatagattattttctatggttttttgaagtttgtggtattttctggaatttcctgtataaaaataattccagtaattaaattgctGCGTCACACTACATCaggatgacgtcagcaagtcaacagcggctggtccaggtcaaacctgacaggtgtggcccacctgtcattgactcaGTGCTAACCAGGGTTTTGTTAAATCCTAACTAAAGTAATAAGAAGGGATGGGGCCCACAGTCAGCGAGTCAGTGGGTTAGCTAAAATTTGATTAGCATCTAAACTAAATTAGCAGGGCCTCGGGCCCACATGTTAATGACCCAGGGGGGTCAAACCCTGGTCAACTCGGTCAAACAtgccggcgactcgacgccggcgaggccagacgcggcggggcACCTCGGGTTTCGCCTACAGGGCATGGCTTGCGACACAGTTGGGTTCTACGGCGAGCTGGGGCTCGTGCACATCCAGCGGTGGTAGTGAGAGGGCACGAGGTGGTCTgtagcggcggcagcggcgagttgggcggcggccggagctatGGCGTCGACAAAATCGACGACACGGCGCGCGGGAGGACCAGCGTTTTGTACCTACGTGATCTACGAGAGCTCACGAACCCAACGGAGGCACGCACGGGACCAAATGGccaccggagcctcgtcggcgacagGCTCGTGCGGCGGCGTGCTTCGGCATCAATGGAAAATGCAGCTACAACGAGCGCTAGGCCGCGGGATTAGGGGGAAACGACGGCGAAGCTCACAGTGATCACGAAgaggggctcggcttgctcgggGACGGCTTGGCGACGGTGAATCGACGTCGGCGGTGACCGGCTCCCGAGGTTGAGGACGGTGGCGATGACGACGCTACGGAGCGTCCCGGCTGGCTTGGCTCGGTGGAGATGACGAGGAAGACGACGCGGAGCTCGTGGGCACAACAGAGGGCGAGGGGGTAGCTGTGGCCGTGGTGGTTCTCGTCGGCGGTCTCGGGTGCGTACGGTCGGCCATGGAAGAGAGAGTCAGAGAGGGGATGGGGACGAGCAAGCGGTTGAGGGACGCGCGGGAGAGTGCGTGGCGTCCGTAGCCAGCATGAGGCgttcggcggcaagcaggaggtggccaggcGCGTGCCAGCGCGCCGCGGCCACGCGCTCCTGTCCTCCTGGCGTGAGGGAGATGACTGGCAgtgccaggtgggctgggccggtaAGCTACGGGTGAGCGCCAGGTAAGTTTCTCTCTTTTCCtatttttctgttttctgttttccttttctgttatttgttttgatttagttttaagcactaaaccattttgctttcttctgataattttgcagggactgaaaggattatcccaaagcccctcacaatttctcagaattattggacacatattcgatatatagcaaatataaatccaatgcaaatagttattgcattagcttcaaatgcccaaaataaatatttatgagctcctaaaaatattggtttgaattttaattctggccaatatttccatagagaaacatgaacattttcttggacctatttgaagcaattttatcttggtctttttcagaaatgatttctgaggctttcacatgtccccatttcaaattcattgaaatttaaacatgatgcacacatgactagctagcctagagcaaaccagaactagggatgtgacagttggcatctttgcagccttctctgccttagccttctctctcttctcatgtgcttgagctgaagatggttcattctcattcatcacaacagtgttatcttcaaattcaggatagatgggcaggtgctccttatccaaaatgtacttgcctttgcccatctttgagttgattagttcctgaatgtgtggggcatacccacaacttctcttttGATCAGCTATAGTCCTATTGATTGTTTCAACAATCAGGCTCATAACTTTGAAtttctgtgggacatcaaatatgtgcagcaagttgatggcatgtcctttgatcatcttgtgatcacctgacttgggtagcagtgtgtgccttaagatccagtttatggttggcagaccagacaacagatagtgaactgatccaaacttatgtgtatccaaagAAGCATCTaggatctccttgtacatgttggccatactgttgtggtctttcttcttctctgcatagatatccaagtcatcctcatgttcctcaggagcatttATAAGCTTGGCACACTCATCAACTGTAGACTggcacctcattaagcaacacctcatcccttcttaatagtattggcttttcctatagactcaatgtgatcttggatcactaaaatagaaaatgtagagtcgtgtgctttgagcttgacccaatcttttgtccttagcattttgaagggtccactttctaatccatgccatgccaatcattgagctttcctgaaatattcatcttgaaatagcattagctcaatgagctatatgttgttaggaattaccaaaaccacccagtgatagttgcactttcagccTCGCACAGTCCGCCCCCCACGGACCGGAAGCCTTGCAAACCCGTGCCTATGGAGGCGTGGTGCTCTTCCTTAAGGGAGGAGCCCTTTaaggcctcctcctcctcctcctcggtccAAGTCAGTGGGGGTGGCAGAACGACTTTAGACCCAGGCACCGGTGTGCTGGCCTGGGTGATCTCCACCTGAGGGAGCGGATCTAAAGCAGATATCGGTTGGACCAATGATTTGCCTAGCCCCTCTTCTACAACCTCGGGGCACTTCTCCCCTGGGTCTTGTTAGGCCGAGGTGTCGACCTCGGCCATAGTGGCCACCTCTTCGGCCCCCGCCATGTTGACGTCGGGGGCCAGGGTGGACGTCACCTCCCCTAGCCCGTCATGCGCTTGGGGAGAGCAGAGGGCACTCGAGTCCTGCTGGCGGATGGCAACCCGCTTGACGAACCACTGGGGACCGCCTTCGGCGGGCTGCGTGAGAAACCCCCTATGAGTTTACCTTTGCTAAATAAAACTGGCCGAATAAAAATATGAGAGATAAATACAACGGCTTATCCTTTTGGTGCCGGTTTCTTCCTCTACATCGCGAGAAGGTCTTCTTCCAAGTCGCCAGACAGTTCGACTCTCTCCGGCAACTTGTCAGTTGCTCTGGCCGAGATTCTCTTCGGCCTCTTTGAGCCCTGGGGCCTCATGCTGGCTGCGGCATCCTCTGACGTCTTCCTCTTCCCCTTCGGGGGAGGGAGCTCTtcaacatcctcctcctccgcaTCGTCGTCACGAGCGGCGGAGGCGTGGGTCTCCGCGGACCGGGTGGCCGAGGTCTCCCGAGTTCGAGAACTTGGCTTGCCCTTCTGGGACTTTGTCCCTTTAGGGATCACCACGTGCGGCTCCAAGGTTAGGAGCGCCGAAAGAAGCGGAGTCGCGGGCTGCTCTCGCAGTGGAGCGGGGTAGCGCACTCCTTCTACCCAGGCCTGCCACTTTTGCAAAGTGTCAAGCATAGCAATTCATTAAAATCCACTCCTCGGAAGATAGGAATGTTCAACTTGTGAGTAAGGTCACTTACCGGGGGGCTTCATAGCCGTCCTCGAGGCCGCGGAAAGGTCCTCAAACTCCTTGGGGATCTTGTCCTTGACCAGCTTCATGAGCTTAGTCCACATGGCGGCCAAGGTGGAGCGAAAGAAGGCAGTGAGGGGGCCCATCTCCTCGGGCTTTTATGCCCACATTGGAGTAGCCCGAAGTTGGAGGGGGAGCATGCGGCGGTAGAGCATGACGTCCGTGAGTTCGACCTTTCCGGTGGTGGACCACCATTTTACCCTATTGACCAAGGTTTCCGCCTCCTTCTGGTCCCCCCAGGCGACACCCTTCTCCTTTCAGGACTTGAGCTTCTTGGGAGGCCCAACCGAGAATGCTGGGACTTCGGCCTGGCCAGGGGCAAGCGGTtaggtgatgtaaaaccactcccgctgccaatCCTTCACCATTTCGATGAATGTGCCCTTGAACCATTCGGCCCCTTGGTTTTTGCTgatcatccccccccccccccccgcgcgcgcacTCCGCGAGGTCGAAGCCACTAGACTTCAGCTTGATGCAAAAGATCTTCACCCATAGGCCAAAGTGTGGCTCGCaacggaggaaggcctcacagaCCGTAATGAAAGCAGCAAGATGGAGGATGAAGTTCGGGGCCTGATGATGGAAATCCAGCCTGTAGTAGTACATGACACCGCGCACAAAGAGGTGCAGTGGGAACACCAGCCCTTGGATGAGGTGGGGGACGAAGACTGCCCGCTCCCCGGCATTGGAAGCGGGCACTTGCTGGCCAGCGGCCGGAGCACGGGCGACGATGTCAGTGGATAGGTACCCCGTGTTGTGCAGGTCCTGGATGGTCTCCTCGGTAACAACGGAGCAGCCCCAGTGCCCCTGGAAGGTCTCGGCCATGGCTTGCGAGGGAGGATGGACTCGTTGGAAAAAAAGGGGGTGCGGGATCGCATCTAGGTGCTGGAGCTAGACGAAGCAGAAGAGGGGAAGACTGGGAGCGTGGTCAGTAGCGCTATCCCCCCGTTTGCTCTTATAGGCCTTTGAAAGGCcaagagcccccccccccctcgctgcGCCGATAATCTCGCCACTCCCATCAAAGATGTCGTTGAGCGTACTAGGGGAAACAAAATCTTGATGATATCCTTGATAAAAcgggcacgatctctgcttcgaagGGACGTGCTAGTAAAATGTTTGCCTTGGGCCGCGATTCAAGGGAAGCAGTAACTACTCGACCTGTAGTGTGGTGAGTGTGTTTCGATAAAGTTTTCAGACGAAGTGGAACCGTTCATACTGAGGTGCTTAGTCTTCAAGGCTAAGATATCCAATCTCTTCGGGCAGAAGGGACAGGTTCGGCTAAGCTATGGTTGGCATCATTCCTTTGAAGGGGTGGTTTGAAAAGTTATAGGGAGGAACTCATATGTCGAGCCAAGGACTTCGGATCCGAGGTGTCGTCGGGAAGATCATCCTCGGCATAGAACAccagttcgggggctactgacaGTGTTGGACCGACAAGCTCTCATTCGTTGTCAAGATGGACTCCGGAGGCTGCGTACAGGAGGCGTGATCAAGACTACCTCTCCCGAAGACTTGACGTATACTCCAAGATATCTGTCGCCGCCTAGCTCTTAGCCACCGACCTTGTAACCTTAGATACCCTCACTGGCGTGTATATAAGTCATAGGGTTTAGCCCGGAGAGGAGACATCAACACAAAATCATTCACCTAGCCCTAGAGTTAGAATACACAGTACGATCTCGAGGTGGATCAACTATGTACTCGATACATCTTCATCAATATAAAGaagagcaggacgtagggttttacctccatcaagaaggcccgaagctgggtaaacatcgtctccTTCGTTCCTGTTACCCTCGATCCGAGACCCACAGCTCGGGAacccctaccccgaggtctgtcggttttgacactgacaaaGGGGATAAATACGAAAAAAACATGATGTATGTATAAGATAAAAGTAAATGATTTACATTTGTAAATGAGTACACTAAAGATGGTGCTGGAGGCCGCTGTGCTAGTTAATTTAAAGTCTATACTATTTCAGCGCTCCTTGCTGATCTGCACATCTAGTTTCCTCTTCCAAAGCATGCGTATACGTTAGTATCATCGTCCCTCCCCTGTCCTGCATATATTCTTGTCTGCGCCTGCTGCAGTGCTGCGTGCCTAACCTACCACGATAATTTAAGTGGCCCTGCAAGGACGTACTACGGCATAGCCACCCTGAAATACTTCTGTCCTCCCTGCCTGATGGAGGTGGCTCAGCTCGCTAGAGCATGACGTCGCGGCGCTTCTTGGGGTTGGCCGCCTCCGGGGCCCCCTTCCTCATCATCGCCACGAACTCCGTGTAGTTGATCCGCCCGTCCTGCACCATCTCCGCCGATCAGCCAGGCATCTTCGGCGCCAGGAGCCAACGTTGTGACAGGATGAATGCACAGAGCAGCAGCGTGAGAAGCGTTGCGAATCTACTTACGTGGTCGGCGTCGACCTCCGATATGATGTCATTGATGTCCCGGCCGTCCATCAGGCCTTTCTCCTTGAGGGCCTGCTCCAGCTCCTCGATCGTGATGTACCCGCTGTTGTCCTTGTCAAAGTACTGGAAGGCGGTGTAGAGGTGCTCCTCCCGGTCCATCCTGTTCATGTGCATCGTCGCCGTGATGAACTCGTCGTAGTCGATCATGCCGTTCCCGTCCGCGTCCGCCTGCGACCACCCATTGCCTGAGTATTATCAAGCGGCAATCCAAGGTGCCAAATCTATGAATCGATTGATCTCGCTAGCTCTTCTTACGGCCTCCATCAGCTGCTGGACCTCCGCTTCGCTGAGCTTGGTCCCCTTCTTGGCCAGCCCCTTCCGGAGCTCGTCCACGGTGATGGTGCCGCTGTTGTCCGAGTCCATGCTCTTGAACATCTCCTTCAGCCCCCTGATCTCCTCCTCCGACAAGCACCCGGCGATCACCTGCCAAGCACCATTCCTTCAGGTTTCTTAATTCATACTGTACTTGTTGAACTGGTTGACTGAAAAAGGATCACAAAGTAAGCACCCTTAGCGCCGCCTTCTTGAACTGGTTCATAGCTGTGAACTGCTTGAGCCTGCCAAGGACGGCGTTGTCGATCAGCGTGTCGGGCGCCTCGCCGTCTTCTTTAATCCATGGATGATCTGAACAGCAAAGGAGAAGAAATATTGCAAATGTGTATGGGTGCAACTTGCAGAGTTGCAGATGCAGAGCAAGCTGAAATTCAGAGATGATGACACGCTTACTGAGGACGTCGTGTGCGGAAATCCTCCTCCTGGGGTCGGAGGTGAGCATCTTCCTGACGAGGTCCTTGGCGCCGCCGGAGATGCGCGGCCACGGGTCGTTGTTGAAGTCCACCTGCCCTCTCAGGATGGAGTTGAAGATGCCGTGCTCCGACTGCGCCCAGAACGGCGGCACGCCGCAGAGCAGGATGTAGAGCATGACGCCGACGCTCCAGATGTCGGCCTGGGGCCCGTAGTTCCGCTTCAGCACCTCCGGCGCGATGTAGTAGGCGCTGCCCACGATGTCCCTGAACACCTCCCCCTCCTTGAAGAAGACGGACAGGCCGAAGTCGGTGGCCTTGAGCGGCGCGTTTTCTTCTTTGCTGAGGAGGAGGAAGTTCTCGGGCTTGAGGTCGCGGTGGATGACGCCCATGGTGTGGCAGGTGTGGATGATCCCCATGATGGTGCGGACGAGCGCCGCGGCGGCCCGCTCCGTGTAGTGGCCCTTGGCGATGATCCGGTCgaagagctcgccgccggcgcaGAGCTCCATGACCAGGTGCACCGCGTGCTTGTCCTCGTAGGCGCCCTTGAGCTCCACCACCCCGGGCTGGCCCGCCAGGTGGTACATGATCTGCACTTCCCGCCGGACGTCCTCCACGTCCTCCTTGGTGGACAGCTTCCGCTTGCTGATGGTCTTGCACGCCAGCTTCTGCCCCGTCGCCTTCTGCGTGCACAGCGACGTGACGCCGAACTGCCCGCGCCCGAGCTCCTTGCCGACGTTGTAGATGCTCTTGACGTCCTCCATGGGCCGGCCGAGGACGGGACCGATCGGGGCGGGGGGCTTGACGTGCTGCGGTGCGGTGGACGGAGACGCGGAGGAGGGCCCGCCGGAGCTCCCGCCGTCGGGGCCGGACGAGCCAGAGGCCGGGGGGTGGGACTTCCGGAACCACCGGCAGCAAAAGCCCATTGCCGGCGCGGGGGGTGCTCGCCGGCGAGCGGAACGTGCCGGGAACTTGGGGATGGTTCCCAGGTAGGCATTGGGCGCGTGCGCCGAGGAATTTGGGGGTCGCCGCTAAAAGGGAGGCGGGGAGGGAATGGCGGGAAGGCAACGGCTTCGTGCGTCGGCTTCGGTGTTTGCCTTTTTGCCGAGGAGAGAAAAATAACGGACGCTTCCGTGTGCCTATATCCCACTTGGATCAAATGACGTCACCTTTGGAAACTTTGCATACTTCGGTATGTTATATAATTTTTTTAGGGTAAACCAAGTTTATTATTCAGCAAAATCCACAGAATGTGGGATACAAATTTGGTCATGGGATTGGCCTCACATTGTACTGCGTCTGCATGCACATGCACCCAGCCTGGGAGACCTAGCCGTCAGCTTACATCAATACATGCCAAAGCCAGCGTTCTCtgcctcccgccggcgccgccggtCCGTCCCATCTtcggtggccttagggccatggaggcggagtggatctcggcccttgccggtgggagggctccgtttttagatctttttttgagctttgttagggtttgtgttctGCTCAGGAAGtcagacggcggcggctccctgaatATGGagtaaaggtctccccgcctaggCCCCGTTCTGATGATGCGTCTAGCATCATcggggcgtgtggaggtgtgtttccggcagatctgtctttggtggatttgctcggatctgttCGTCGTTCGTCTTGGTTCGTATGttttcaggttggatccttttgATCTATACACTTCAtccgcggcggttgctgttctggtgcgttggttctatgggaccttagcacgacgacttcccgactgtctactacaacaaggtttgcccggctccggcgagggaggggcgatgacagcggcgcgcattcagctcgcttcagtgcttgtagtcgtcgctaggtggtctacagatctggatgtaatttttattattccTAGTGTTTgttgtactaccatgattgaagGTGAATAGATTGAAAAAATTTCTCGCAAAAAAAATATTTAATTGCACGACCTTCGAAAATAAATTTACAACTAAAAGAAGAAGCTTGAAGTTTGATTTCGCTGATAATTGCTCTGTTACTACGACGTCCGTCTTTGAGGATGGCTCTGACAACCTCCTTTGCATCCGAAGCTACCACGAAATGATGTAAGTTGAGATCTTGTGCAAGGGCTAGAGCCTCCCTGCAAGCTATCCCCTCCAAGATTTGGGGATTCTCTTCTTTGATAAGAAGGAAATTTTAGAAATTTGCGATGGGCAGATGCCAAAATTAGGAATTGTTTCTATAAAGAGGCAAGTGAGGCAGAGGAAAAAAAATCCctgagagaggaagaggaagaagatgtGGCACTTTTTTTGTCCATGTGTCATTTTTTTTGCCAACTCAgcctgacaggtgggcccaatcaATTAGTGACGTCAGCAAAGCACTTAGCATTTTCCATCAGTATTTTTTGTCACTGTCAATTTTTTGGTTCGGTGAGAAATGCCACGGATCGTAAAGTGGTGGTTTTCACTAACTGTAACATGAAAGTGATGGTTCCATGCATTAAACCGAGGTTGACTATTACACTATTCTTTTTTCTaccttctttttctttttcttcaattttattatagtttattaggagcacgtgtagaggtGTACTACTGCATTAGTGCCCACTCGTCTCTTTCTTTTCCCCCCATCTCCCTCACATAGACAAAGGAGCTATGTAAGAGGGTTAGTTTATAGCCCCTTCTTATACTTATCCTAAgcaaaagtactccctccgtaccagtACATTAGACACATTACAAAAACCAGGAGTTCTCAAAACTCTTATGCGCGAATAGCAATTAGTGATCCTAGTTTATCTCTCTTCTCCATCGGGTAACCGATGTGCATGCTAGGTAATTAAAGGGTGGACCACTACATGCCTATGGCATATACTGCGATTGGGTGTAGAGTTGCATGTGAATGCATGGGACTAAGAGTCAGTTTGGTTAGAGGCCTGGATACTGTGCCTGAGGAAATGAGTTGCCTGGATAGTGCCTGGAAAGATGCAATTTTTTTCCTGGCGAGGCCAGCCAGTAGTGTGCGCGTTTGGTTCATGTCCTTGCATGGCGCTGCCTGGTGGGTTGTTGATATTATTTTCAAATAGCAGACTATACTGTTTACAGGTTTTAAAATACTCCCACAGGTTGTGCTGCGGCACGCCAGGCGTAAGGGAGAGGAAGCCTGGCCCAAGCTAATCACAGTGCCTGGGCTAATCCTACCTGTGCCAGGCTAATCATACAGTTGGGGGAGGGTCAGGCCAGGTAGccatctgctttttgaggacgcAAAACAAACAAGTCTCAGGCACATCCCAAGGAGCATCCAGGCCAAGGGTAAGATGGCGTGGACAAGAATTAAACACGCCCTAAATCAGGACATTAAATTCGGGAGTGGAAGGAAGAAA is drawn from Aegilops tauschii subsp. strangulata cultivar AL8/78 chromosome 1, Aet v6.0, whole genome shotgun sequence and contains these coding sequences:
- the LOC109752074 gene encoding calcium-dependent protein kinase 2-like, encoding MGFCCRWFRKSHPPASGSSGPDGGSSGGPSSASPSTAPQHVKPPAPIGPVLGRPMEDVKSIYNVGKELGRGQFGVTSLCTQKATGQKLACKTISKRKLSTKEDVEDVRREVQIMYHLAGQPGVVELKGAYEDKHAVHLVMELCAGGELFDRIIAKGHYTERAAAALVRTIMGIIHTCHTMGVIHRDLKPENFLLLSKEENAPLKATDFGLSVFFKEGEVFRDIVGSAYYIAPEVLKRNYGPQADIWSVGVMLYILLCGVPPFWAQSEHGIFNSILRGQVDFNNDPWPRISGGAKDLVRKMLTSDPRRRISAHDVLNHPWIKEDGEAPDTLIDNAVLGRLKQFTAMNQFKKAALRVIAGCLSEEEIRGLKEMFKSMDSDNSGTITVDELRKGLAKKGTKLSEAEVQQLMEAADADGNGMIDYDEFITATMHMNRMDREEHLYTAFQYFDKDNSGYITIEELEQALKEKGLMDGRDINDIISEVDADHDGRINYTEFVAMMRKGAPEAANPKKRRDVML